The Ensifer adhaerens genome contains a region encoding:
- a CDS encoding ABC transporter permease, protein MTTIETPAPQPSGALSSSSRLLTLASRYGTFVAFLALILFNVVVTPNFLSLQTLNVNLTQVATIVIVATGMTLVIATGGIDLSVGSLMAIAGALAPMIFMGQFWQVDSMGIAVALAFLLPVVVAGLFGLFNGFLVTRFSIQPIIATLVLFIAGRGIAQVMTNGNLQVFKNEGFQFIALGRIAGIPAQVVLMIAVAAAAWAMIRYTVIGRQIIAVGGNEKAARLAGVPVKRVKLFVYMVSGALAGIAGLIVVARNSASDANLVGLGMELDAIAAVAVGGTLLTGGRANIVGTVLGALVIQLVRYTLLANGVPDAAALIVKAGLIVTAVFIQQRAGRH, encoded by the coding sequence ATGACGACGATCGAGACCCCCGCTCCGCAACCATCCGGTGCCCTTTCTTCCAGCAGTCGACTTTTGACCCTCGCAAGCCGCTACGGCACCTTCGTTGCCTTTCTTGCACTGATCCTCTTCAACGTCGTCGTCACACCCAACTTTCTCTCCTTGCAGACGCTGAACGTGAACCTGACGCAAGTCGCGACCATCGTCATCGTCGCGACCGGCATGACGCTGGTCATCGCCACCGGTGGCATCGACCTTTCCGTCGGCTCGTTGATGGCGATTGCCGGAGCGCTGGCGCCGATGATCTTCATGGGTCAGTTCTGGCAGGTCGATAGCATGGGGATTGCGGTGGCACTCGCCTTCCTCTTGCCGGTGGTGGTCGCCGGCCTGTTCGGCCTTTTCAACGGTTTCCTCGTCACCCGCTTTTCGATCCAGCCGATCATCGCCACCCTGGTACTCTTCATCGCCGGTCGCGGCATCGCCCAGGTGATGACCAACGGCAATCTGCAGGTCTTCAAGAACGAGGGCTTTCAGTTCATCGCGCTCGGGCGCATCGCCGGCATACCGGCGCAGGTTGTGCTGATGATCGCCGTCGCCGCGGCGGCCTGGGCGATGATCCGCTACACAGTCATCGGCCGGCAGATCATCGCCGTCGGCGGCAACGAGAAGGCGGCACGGCTCGCCGGGGTGCCGGTGAAACGGGTCAAGCTCTTTGTCTACATGGTGAGCGGCGCGCTTGCCGGCATCGCCGGCCTCATCGTCGTCGCCCGCAATTCGGCCAGCGACGCGAACCTCGTCGGCCTTGGTATGGAGCTCGACGCCATTGCCGCCGTCGCCGTCGGTGGAACACTGCTGACGGGCGGACGGGCCAACATCGTCGGCACCGTGCTCGGCGCCCTCGTCATCCAGCTGGTGCGCTACACGCTGCTTGCCAATGGCGTGCCCGACGCGGCCGCCCTCATCGTCAAGGCCGGACTGATCGTCACCGCCGTCTTCATCCAGCAACGCGCCGGAAGGCATTAG
- a CDS encoding ABC transporter permease, whose product MQTILRLFLVKNAGDLARLGVILALAGLILFGALRYDNFLSPYNILSFLRYNSMFALIALGMAFVIITGGIDLSVGGTAAMASVVAALLSPYHWAAGLIGGMAAGFAVGGLNGFIITKMRIQPFIATLATMLAAYGTGLLLADNQSVSVSYDTGFTVIGQDDFLGFPIPAWIALGAYILGWLVLEKLPIGRHILAIGDGEATAGLMGLKVERALAGVYLASGTLAGLAGVILASQFGAGQPTEGVGWELFAIASVVVGGTLLSGGSGSVGATLAGALLLAMVFNILNFENGLGWISLSAYWQSVIRGAFLLVVVVLQAKLMARHRST is encoded by the coding sequence ATGCAAACGATCCTTCGCCTCTTCCTGGTCAAGAACGCCGGCGATCTCGCCCGGCTCGGCGTCATCCTGGCGCTTGCCGGCCTCATTCTTTTCGGGGCGCTGCGCTACGACAACTTCCTGTCGCCCTACAACATCCTGAGTTTCCTACGCTACAACTCGATGTTCGCGTTGATCGCGCTCGGCATGGCCTTCGTCATCATCACGGGCGGCATTGACCTTTCGGTCGGCGGCACTGCGGCGATGGCGAGCGTTGTGGCGGCACTGCTGTCGCCCTATCATTGGGCGGCAGGGCTCATAGGCGGCATGGCGGCCGGCTTCGCGGTCGGCGGGCTCAACGGCTTCATCATCACCAAGATGCGCATCCAGCCTTTCATCGCCACGCTCGCGACCATGCTGGCCGCCTACGGCACCGGCCTTTTGCTTGCCGACAACCAGTCGGTCTCCGTCTCCTACGACACAGGTTTCACCGTGATCGGGCAGGACGATTTCCTCGGTTTTCCGATCCCCGCCTGGATCGCGCTTGGGGCTTACATCCTCGGCTGGCTCGTGCTCGAAAAGCTTCCGATCGGCCGCCATATCCTGGCGATCGGCGACGGCGAGGCGACCGCCGGCCTCATGGGCCTGAAGGTCGAGCGCGCGCTTGCCGGCGTCTACCTCGCCTCGGGCACGCTCGCCGGTCTTGCCGGCGTCATCCTCGCCTCGCAGTTCGGTGCGGGCCAACCGACCGAAGGCGTCGGCTGGGAATTGTTCGCGATCGCCTCCGTCGTCGTCGGGGGCACGCTGCTGTCAGGCGGATCGGGTTCGGTTGGCGCCACTTTGGCCGGGGCATTGTTGCTGGCCATGGTGTTCAACATCCTGAACTTCGAAAACGGCCTCGGCTGGATCTCGCTTTCGGCCTATTGGCAATCGGTCATCCGCGGCGCCTTCCTGCTCGTCGTGGTCGTGCTTCAGGCCAAGCTGATGGCGCGACACCGAAGCACCTAG
- a CDS encoding pyridoxamine 5'-phosphate oxidase family protein, producing the protein MTEHPTPAYPVDRVNRVKRRHDRGFYDHVTVHRLLDAAALAHVAYVIDGQPFCTPTLFWREGRHLYWHGSSASRMLRNLSAGEPACLTVTHLDSLVLARSGFNHSADYRSVMAFGTARLVEDQEEKLRALTMMVDRFFPDRTATLRPNTAQEVKATAVIVMEIERASAKIRAKGIADDEEDYDLPVYAERLPVHTVLGAPEPCSRLPHGVARPETLSPYRSSRSLEEALSEAYHMAYAENAQA; encoded by the coding sequence GTGACCGAACATCCCACTCCCGCCTACCCCGTCGATAGGGTCAACCGCGTCAAGCGCCGCCATGATCGCGGCTTCTACGACCACGTGACCGTGCACAGGCTGCTCGATGCCGCGGCACTCGCCCATGTCGCCTATGTCATCGACGGCCAACCCTTCTGCACGCCGACGCTCTTCTGGCGAGAAGGGCGTCACCTCTACTGGCACGGCAGCAGCGCCAGCCGCATGCTGCGCAACCTGTCGGCCGGCGAACCGGCCTGCCTGACGGTCACACACCTCGACAGCCTCGTGCTTGCCCGTTCCGGCTTCAACCATTCTGCTGATTACCGCTCGGTCATGGCTTTCGGAACCGCTCGTCTGGTCGAGGATCAGGAGGAGAAACTGCGCGCTCTGACGATGATGGTGGACCGGTTCTTTCCAGACCGTACCGCGACGCTGCGTCCGAACACCGCTCAGGAAGTCAAGGCGACCGCGGTCATCGTCATGGAAATCGAACGGGCCTCGGCGAAAATCAGGGCCAAGGGTATCGCCGACGATGAGGAGGACTACGATCTTCCTGTTTATGCGGAGCGCCTTCCCGTGCACACCGTTCTTGGCGCGCCTGAACCCTGTTCGCGCTTGCCGCACGGCGTCGCGCGGCCCGAGACGCTTTCTCCGTATCGATCGAGTCGCTCACTAGAAGAGGCTTTGAGCGAGGCCTACCACATGGCCTATGCCGAAAACGCGCAAGCCTGA
- a CDS encoding PLP-dependent aminotransferase family protein codes for MSRLARNRSTYISFMPTTSRPRQGSAFPPIKLDPSIRNQALRVHSGLRTAIVDGLLPPGSRLPSSRELAAQLGIGRNMIVAAYEHLVSDGLVEARHGSGSYVSSSLPTPPSIATAPDIRLAFGRRPPFALGQTHVDPAFLARLAAATRRHIAEASVNDLAYGDPRGSVHLRRQIADFLAVNRGIRCDPGCVVIVSGTQHGLRLCVDALLQPGDWAWVEEPGYGASRSTLTAAGMRPVPVPVDGAGIDVAAGVARNPRARAAYVTPSHQFPTGVKMAMERRVALIDWAEAVDAWIFEDDYDSEFRYSGPPLTALAGLAPDRVVYLGTFAKTLFPGLRLGYVVVPPGALERVLTRRAAFDRFMPVFLQNAVADLLADGSMVSHLRKSQRLYRVARDQLAEIVSATSRGTLCPDVPEQGLHMIVRPRSGLAPGLSKLIRAEAKIDAVLLSETFMERSDAEGLILGFSGYETGALQAAATRLGTTAFKLADGSRR; via the coding sequence ATGAGCAGACTGGCCCGAAATAGGTCCACTTACATCAGCTTCATGCCAACCACTTCTCGTCCAAGACAGGGATCGGCCTTCCCGCCGATCAAACTCGACCCGTCGATCCGCAACCAGGCACTTCGCGTCCATAGTGGATTGCGCACTGCCATCGTCGACGGCTTGCTGCCGCCCGGCTCGCGCCTGCCGTCGAGCCGCGAACTGGCCGCCCAACTCGGTATAGGCCGCAACATGATCGTCGCGGCCTATGAGCATCTCGTCAGCGACGGGCTTGTCGAGGCCCGCCACGGCTCGGGCTCCTATGTCTCGTCCAGCTTGCCGACACCGCCATCAATCGCGACGGCGCCGGATATCCGGTTGGCCTTTGGCCGCCGGCCGCCCTTCGCTCTCGGCCAGACACATGTGGACCCGGCTTTTCTTGCGCGGCTGGCTGCGGCCACCCGGCGCCATATCGCGGAGGCGAGCGTCAACGACCTTGCCTACGGTGACCCGCGCGGCAGCGTGCATTTGCGGCGACAGATCGCAGACTTCCTGGCCGTCAACCGAGGGATCCGCTGCGATCCCGGCTGTGTCGTCATCGTCAGCGGCACCCAGCACGGGCTGAGGCTCTGCGTCGATGCGCTGCTCCAGCCCGGAGATTGGGCCTGGGTCGAGGAGCCCGGCTATGGCGCGTCGCGCTCGACACTCACGGCGGCGGGAATGCGGCCCGTGCCGGTGCCGGTCGACGGAGCGGGGATCGATGTTGCGGCGGGTGTTGCGCGGAATCCTCGCGCCCGGGCTGCCTATGTCACGCCTTCGCACCAGTTTCCCACCGGCGTGAAGATGGCGATGGAACGGCGTGTGGCGCTGATCGACTGGGCGGAGGCGGTCGACGCCTGGATCTTCGAGGACGATTATGACAGCGAGTTTCGCTATTCAGGCCCACCGCTGACGGCGTTGGCCGGGCTTGCGCCGGACCGCGTCGTCTATCTCGGAACCTTCGCCAAAACCCTGTTTCCGGGCTTGCGGCTGGGCTATGTGGTAGTGCCTCCGGGTGCGCTGGAGCGGGTGCTGACGCGTCGCGCCGCCTTTGACCGGTTCATGCCGGTTTTCCTGCAGAACGCCGTGGCCGATCTCCTGGCGGATGGGTCGATGGTGTCCCATTTGCGCAAGAGCCAGCGGCTCTATCGTGTCGCCCGCGACCAATTGGCTGAAATTGTCAGTGCCACGTCCCGCGGGACACTGTGCCCGGATGTCCCGGAGCAGGGCCTTCACATGATCGTCCGGCCGCGTAGCGGGCTCGCGCCGGGTCTGTCGAAATTGATCCGGGCGGAAGCAAAAATCGATGCGGTTCTTCTGTCCGAAACCTTCATGGAGCGAAGCGACGCCGAAGGTCTCATCCTCGGTTTCTCGGGATATGAAACCGGTGCACTACAGGCAGCCGCCACGCGGCTGGGAACGACCGCGTTCAAGCTGGCCGATGGCTCTCGAAGATGA
- a CDS encoding LysR family transcriptional regulator: MRNLDLALLRNFAVIARAGSISLASQQVGRTQSTLSMQVQRLEDFLEQALFHRTGSGVRLTASGEKLLAHAEHLLAGHDEILAEMEGKGLKGSVTLGCPEDYSIAFLPGIIERFLDQHPEVELRMVCAPTTELRPMLLRRQIDLALVSIADVSNGEVIRTEDFVWVGKAAEPEILDRASLPLALSAPTTLDYRAACDAMEAVNRRYRVAFASNSLAGLIAFARSGHAISVLTRTAVPSDLHIISAGLPKLPTIGIALEFAEPRPSSAVKALADHVRAVLPTT; this comes from the coding sequence ATGAGAAATCTCGATCTTGCCCTGCTTCGAAACTTCGCCGTCATCGCGCGGGCGGGATCGATCAGCCTTGCCTCCCAACAGGTCGGGCGAACGCAATCGACGCTCAGCATGCAGGTGCAGCGGCTGGAGGACTTTCTCGAACAGGCGCTCTTCCATCGCACCGGATCGGGCGTGCGGCTGACTGCTTCCGGTGAAAAATTGCTGGCCCACGCCGAGCATCTTCTCGCCGGGCACGATGAGATCCTGGCGGAGATGGAAGGCAAGGGCCTCAAAGGCTCCGTCACCCTGGGCTGTCCGGAAGACTATTCGATCGCTTTTCTCCCGGGGATCATCGAGCGCTTTCTCGACCAGCACCCGGAGGTCGAGTTGCGCATGGTCTGCGCGCCGACCACGGAACTGCGCCCAATGTTGCTGCGGCGGCAAATCGATCTGGCGCTCGTTTCCATTGCCGATGTTTCAAACGGCGAGGTCATTCGTACCGAAGACTTCGTGTGGGTCGGCAAGGCTGCGGAACCGGAGATCCTCGACCGTGCCTCCCTGCCCCTGGCCCTGTCGGCCCCGACGACGCTCGACTACCGGGCAGCCTGTGACGCGATGGAGGCGGTTAATCGCCGGTACCGCGTCGCCTTTGCCAGCAACAGCCTTGCCGGTCTGATCGCTTTTGCCCGATCCGGGCATGCGATCAGTGTTCTGACGAGAACCGCCGTCCCCTCCGATCTGCACATCATTTCGGCCGGATTGCCAAAGCTCCCAACAATCGGCATCGCGCTCGAATTTGCCGAGCCTCGCCCGTCATCCGCGGTGAAGGCGCTTGCGGACCACGTAAGAGCCGTGTTGCCCACTACTTGA
- a CDS encoding sugar ABC transporter ATP-binding protein, with protein sequence MLLSMQGISKAFAGVPALKSASLEVEPAEVMALVGQNGAGKSTLIKILTGVYRRDEGNIALNGRDVDFSMPAQAQAAGIATIYQEINLAPQRSVAENIYLSREPKRFGMIDQGAMRHGAKSVLKTFNLTIDVDRPVAHFDAATRQMVAIARAVTQSARLVIMDEPTSSLDEREVAILFETIRTLKRSGVAVIFIGHRLDELYEICDRVTIMRDGQTVAKSPMADMPKMALVRHMLGKELAAFQAMAPNDNALQRPIRLELDKAGAGVRVRDVSLAVREGEISGLAGLLGSGRTETARLIFGADKMERGAIRMQGQERAYREPADAIADGIGLVSEDRKIDGIVPDMSIRENMTLALLPKLKRAGIVDRARQDEIVTRYIRALGVKCASPDQPIKELSGGNQQKVLLARWLATDPRVLIVDEPTRGIDIGAKSEILKLLRNLADEGLSVLMISSELEELLAAADRVTVLSDGTSVATLPREDLSETALLAAMAHQVE encoded by the coding sequence ATGCTTCTGTCCATGCAGGGCATTTCCAAGGCGTTCGCCGGCGTGCCGGCATTGAAATCCGCGTCGCTCGAGGTCGAGCCGGCAGAGGTCATGGCGCTCGTCGGCCAGAACGGCGCCGGCAAATCGACGCTCATCAAGATCCTGACCGGGGTCTATCGTCGTGATGAAGGCAACATCGCCTTAAACGGCCGGGACGTCGATTTCTCGATGCCCGCGCAGGCACAGGCGGCAGGCATAGCCACCATCTACCAGGAAATCAATCTCGCCCCACAGCGCTCCGTGGCGGAGAACATCTATCTCTCCCGCGAGCCGAAGCGCTTCGGCATGATCGACCAAGGCGCAATGCGACACGGTGCCAAATCCGTGCTCAAGACCTTCAACCTTACAATCGACGTCGACCGTCCCGTCGCGCATTTCGATGCGGCGACACGGCAGATGGTGGCGATCGCCCGTGCCGTGACGCAGAGCGCCCGCCTCGTCATCATGGACGAGCCCACCTCCTCGCTTGATGAGCGCGAAGTCGCCATCCTCTTCGAAACCATCCGCACGCTGAAACGCTCCGGCGTCGCCGTCATCTTCATCGGCCACCGGCTCGATGAACTCTATGAAATCTGCGACCGCGTGACGATCATGCGTGACGGGCAGACCGTGGCCAAAAGCCCGATGGCGGACATGCCGAAGATGGCCTTGGTGCGCCACATGCTCGGCAAGGAGCTTGCCGCCTTTCAGGCGATGGCACCCAACGACAACGCGCTGCAGCGGCCCATCCGCCTTGAACTCGACAAGGCGGGCGCCGGCGTGCGCGTGCGCGACGTCAGCCTTGCCGTGCGTGAGGGCGAGATCTCGGGCCTTGCAGGCTTGCTCGGCTCCGGCCGCACGGAAACGGCGCGCCTGATCTTCGGTGCCGACAAGATGGAGCGCGGCGCGATCCGCATGCAGGGGCAGGAGCGCGCCTACCGCGAACCGGCGGATGCGATCGCCGACGGGATCGGTCTCGTTTCCGAAGACCGAAAGATCGACGGCATCGTGCCCGACATGAGCATCCGCGAGAACATGACGCTCGCTCTTCTGCCTAAGCTCAAGCGAGCAGGCATCGTCGACCGTGCACGGCAGGATGAGATCGTCACCCGCTATATCCGCGCCCTCGGCGTCAAATGCGCCTCCCCAGATCAGCCGATCAAGGAGCTCTCCGGTGGCAACCAGCAGAAGGTCCTGCTCGCGCGCTGGCTTGCCACCGATCCACGGGTGCTGATCGTCGACGAACCGACGCGCGGCATCGATATCGGCGCCAAATCGGAAATCCTGAAACTCCTGCGCAACCTCGCCGACGAAGGCTTGAGCGTGCTGATGATTTCATCGGAACTCGAGGAGCTTCTCGCCGCCGCCGACCGCGTGACGGTCTTGAGCGACGGCACGTCGGTCGCCACCCTGCCGCGTGAGGATTTGAGCGAGACGGCGCTGCTCGCTGCCATGGCCCATCAGGTGGAATGA
- a CDS encoding MFS transporter, whose translation MNEIRHPNETATAPSLSEPEKNVIIGGVLLAMLLAALDQTIVAPAMPTIGKALGHSDYLPWVVTAYLLTATAMAPLYGKISDIHGRRPTIFAAVIIFLAGSLISALAPNMLTLILGRAVQGLGGGGLFALSQTVIGDLVPPRERARYAAWISGTWAVASIAGPLLGGTFAEHLHWSLIFWINIPLSLAALAIINNPLKKLPVITRAHRIDGAGATLLVAATALLLLALNWGGSRYAWLSPAIAGLLGCSALLWGAFAWRLRRVTEPLISLEVLGNPIVRFGTLAMFLAQGANVGLSVYLPVYAQSFHGLTAGGSGLIMLGLLLGTVFGATTSGRTIPRLVHYKRMALVGSTLSFLCLAALAALAGRTTLPTLVLLTSGAGFGSGMTFPVATISVQNAVDQAHLGVATGVLTFLRSLGGALGVAILGAIALGNGLPLGGEAIQTISATTASALPFSYIFAACTAAMIMSFAMFYRMPEKPLRGRDETDMPATID comes from the coding sequence ATGAACGAGATACGTCACCCGAATGAAACCGCAACGGCGCCCTCTCTCTCGGAGCCGGAAAAGAACGTCATCATCGGGGGTGTCCTTCTCGCGATGCTTCTGGCCGCACTCGACCAGACGATCGTGGCGCCCGCCATGCCCACGATCGGCAAAGCCCTCGGGCACAGCGATTATCTGCCTTGGGTCGTGACAGCCTATCTCCTGACCGCGACGGCCATGGCTCCCCTCTACGGCAAGATCTCCGATATCCACGGGCGACGACCGACGATCTTTGCCGCGGTGATCATCTTTCTTGCGGGATCACTGATAAGCGCGCTGGCGCCGAACATGCTGACGCTGATCCTCGGTCGCGCGGTTCAGGGCCTGGGCGGCGGCGGTCTCTTCGCCCTCTCGCAAACGGTGATCGGCGACCTCGTGCCCCCGCGTGAACGCGCGCGCTATGCCGCCTGGATTTCAGGGACATGGGCGGTGGCAAGCATCGCCGGGCCGCTTCTGGGCGGCACCTTCGCCGAGCATCTCCACTGGTCGCTGATTTTCTGGATCAACATCCCGCTCAGCCTTGCGGCGCTGGCGATCATCAACAATCCGTTGAAGAAACTGCCTGTCATAACCAGGGCGCACCGGATCGATGGCGCAGGCGCCACGTTGCTCGTTGCCGCAACCGCGCTTCTGCTGCTGGCGCTGAATTGGGGCGGCAGCCGCTATGCATGGCTTTCGCCCGCGATCGCCGGTTTGCTCGGCTGTTCGGCGCTTCTGTGGGGCGCCTTTGCCTGGCGCCTTCGGCGCGTGACCGAACCTCTGATTTCGCTCGAGGTGCTCGGCAATCCGATCGTGCGTTTCGGAACCTTGGCGATGTTTCTGGCACAGGGCGCCAATGTCGGTCTTTCGGTCTATCTGCCGGTCTATGCGCAGTCGTTCCACGGCCTCACCGCCGGCGGCTCGGGGCTGATCATGCTCGGCCTGTTGCTCGGCACTGTGTTCGGGGCAACGACCAGTGGACGGACGATACCGCGCCTCGTCCACTACAAGCGAATGGCACTCGTCGGAAGCACCTTGAGCTTCCTCTGTCTGGCGGCGCTCGCGGCTCTCGCCGGACGAACAACCTTGCCGACGCTGGTGCTGTTGACCTCGGGGGCAGGCTTCGGCTCCGGCATGACGTTTCCGGTCGCGACCATTTCCGTACAAAACGCCGTCGACCAGGCGCATCTCGGCGTTGCAACCGGCGTCCTGACCTTCCTGCGATCGCTCGGGGGTGCCCTGGGTGTCGCGATCCTCGGCGCAATCGCGCTCGGCAATGGCCTGCCACTGGGTGGCGAAGCCATCCAGACGATCAGTGCGACGACCGCGTCGGCATTGCCCTTCAGCTATATTTTCGCAGCGTGCACTGCGGCGATGATTATGTCGTTCGCGATGTTCTATCGGATGCCGGAGAAGCCACTGCGCGGCCGCGACGAAACCGACATGCCCGCCACCATCGACTAA
- a CDS encoding LacI family DNA-binding transcriptional regulator has protein sequence MAKGNGRIRDGKGEGRPTMTDVARIAGVSQSSVSLVLNEMSGSRISPETQQKVREAAHKIGYKLPATRGAVAAAPAVEKDTIAFIVDEISTSPHPVVSLDGIRDYAFEQGMLVSAHVTRSNPELEQAVLRSVLRDPSIAGVIYATIFTRKVAVPEALAPLPTVLLNCYCEPRQHVAVVPGEVAGGFTATAHLTALGHKRIGFINGESWMDAAVDRLKGYKQALASADIAFDAALVRDGDWLPLRGYEAGLELLSMPNPPTAIFCGNDLMAIGVMEAAQEKGLRVPADLSVMGYDDQELARYTHPPLSTLVLPNYEMGQRAAEILIDMAIHGKHMRPMTIKVDGPLVVRETTSGWPARASHRTR, from the coding sequence ATGGCCAAGGGCAACGGGCGGATTCGGGATGGAAAGGGCGAAGGACGCCCGACGATGACGGATGTCGCCAGGATCGCTGGTGTTTCCCAGTCAAGCGTCTCTCTGGTGCTCAATGAAATGTCGGGTTCGCGCATCTCGCCGGAAACGCAGCAGAAGGTGCGCGAGGCTGCTCATAAAATCGGTTATAAATTGCCGGCCACCCGGGGCGCGGTTGCCGCGGCCCCCGCCGTCGAAAAAGATACGATCGCCTTCATCGTCGACGAAATCTCGACCAGCCCGCACCCGGTCGTCAGCCTGGACGGCATTCGCGACTATGCCTTTGAGCAGGGCATGCTGGTCTCGGCCCATGTGACCCGCTCCAACCCGGAGCTCGAACAGGCGGTGCTGCGCTCGGTGCTTCGGGATCCCTCGATCGCCGGCGTCATCTACGCGACGATCTTCACCCGCAAGGTGGCGGTGCCCGAGGCGCTGGCGCCGCTTCCGACCGTGCTTCTCAATTGCTACTGCGAGCCGCGCCAGCATGTGGCCGTCGTACCGGGCGAAGTCGCCGGTGGTTTTACCGCCACGGCACATCTGACAGCGCTCGGCCACAAGCGTATCGGCTTCATCAATGGCGAAAGCTGGATGGACGCGGCCGTCGATCGCCTGAAAGGCTACAAGCAGGCGCTCGCTTCTGCCGACATCGCCTTCGATGCGGCGCTTGTGCGCGACGGTGACTGGCTGCCGCTGCGCGGTTACGAGGCCGGGCTGGAATTGCTCTCCATGCCAAACCCGCCGACCGCCATCTTTTGCGGCAACGATCTGATGGCGATCGGTGTCATGGAGGCGGCGCAAGAGAAGGGCCTGCGCGTGCCCGCCGATCTCTCGGTCATGGGCTACGACGACCAGGAGCTGGCGCGCTATACCCATCCGCCGCTCTCGACACTGGTGCTGCCCAATTACGAGATGGGACAGAGGGCGGCCGAGATCTTGATCGACATGGCAATCCACGGAAAACACATGCGCCCGATGACCATAAAGGTCGACGGGCCGCTGGTGGTTCGTGAAACAACCTCCGGCTGGCCCGCCCGGGCCTCTCATCGAACGCGATAA
- a CDS encoding ABC transporter substrate-binding protein: MTMISRRTFMLAATAVGALAMAGIAIAEVPKLAQKDKYKVGFAQTESNNPWRIAQTNSMKAEAEKLGIQLVYTDAAGSAAKQVADVNSMIAQGVDVIFLAPREEKPLIPAVMAAKKAGIPVILLDRSVDPSLAKAGEDYLTFIGSNFVEEGKRVAEWLAKNANGKSKIIELEGTTGSSPANDRKKGFDDAIKAAGGFEIVASQTGDFARDKGRQVAEALLQAHPDADVIYAHNDEMAIGAIAALEAAGKVPGKDVLVLSIDGGKEAVQAVVDGKIAAVVECNPRFGPKAFETMVRYAKGETIEPKLINDDKFYDASNAAAELANAY, encoded by the coding sequence ATGACCATGATTTCTCGTCGCACCTTCATGCTTGCGGCAACGGCCGTCGGCGCGCTCGCCATGGCAGGCATCGCAATCGCCGAAGTGCCGAAGCTTGCGCAGAAGGACAAATACAAGGTCGGCTTCGCGCAGACCGAATCCAACAACCCCTGGCGCATCGCCCAGACGAACAGCATGAAGGCCGAGGCTGAAAAGCTCGGCATCCAGCTCGTCTATACGGATGCTGCCGGCTCCGCTGCCAAACAGGTCGCCGACGTCAATTCGATGATTGCTCAAGGGGTCGATGTGATCTTCCTCGCGCCGCGCGAGGAAAAGCCGCTGATCCCCGCCGTCATGGCCGCCAAGAAGGCGGGTATTCCGGTGATCCTGCTCGACCGTTCCGTCGACCCGTCGCTTGCCAAGGCCGGCGAAGACTATCTGACCTTCATCGGCTCGAACTTCGTCGAAGAAGGAAAGCGCGTCGCCGAATGGCTGGCCAAGAACGCCAACGGCAAGTCGAAGATCATCGAACTGGAAGGCACCACGGGGTCCTCGCCCGCCAACGACCGCAAGAAGGGCTTTGACGACGCGATCAAGGCGGCCGGCGGCTTCGAGATCGTCGCCTCGCAAACCGGCGACTTTGCCCGCGACAAGGGCCGCCAGGTGGCCGAAGCCCTGCTGCAGGCGCATCCCGACGCAGACGTGATCTATGCGCACAACGACGAAATGGCGATCGGTGCCATCGCCGCACTTGAAGCCGCTGGCAAGGTGCCGGGCAAGGACGTGCTTGTGCTCTCGATCGACGGCGGCAAGGAAGCCGTGCAGGCTGTCGTCGACGGCAAGATCGCCGCGGTCGTCGAGTGCAACCCGCGCTTCGGGCCCAAGGCATTCGAGACGATGGTGCGTTATGCCAAGGGCGAAACGATCGAGCCGAAGCTCATCAACGACGACAAGTTCTACGACGCATCCAATGCGGCCGCGGAACTCGCCAACGCCTACTAA